The DNA region CCAGATTATTCTGTGGTGTGGGTGGGTCATTATGACCAGTTCTGATTGAGTTTAATACCACTTCACTGTTCTGGTAGGACCGGCTCTCTACGCATTCAATGATGCGAACTTCACTGAGGAAGACTGGGAAGGGATTCAGCGAGCAGGGCGCAGCATCAAGCACGACGATCCAACCAAAGTGGGGAGATTTGGGATCGGCTTCAATTCTGTTTACCATGTTACAGGTGAAAAATTGGCTTTTTGCCATGTTTGCAAATCAGTAACCAATCATCAAGAACAATGCTctgttttcttgttgttgttttttttaaaaccaactATCAAATGAGACGATCACGTGCGAtgatgtttcattttttaacaTGCTTGTCAGCTTAATTCCTCAATGCAATACAAGTCCAAAATACAACTACCGGAATTTAAGACTCAGACAGCTGTACTGAAAACACCCGTGAATATTATAGCGGTCAGATTTCCTTGAATGCTTATGAATTTTAAATTACTCAAAAGGTTTAATATTACAATTGAACTGAATATTAATAACAGAGTAGTATTCCCACTTGTATCGAATAAATTATGGAAGacgaaaaaaaattctacaacGGAACCACTTATAGTCTGTAAAATGACTTTAGAATGTTAGACAAGACATCATGAACAGCAAAAAGTCCTTTGTGAGTGCAGACCACGCCCTCAACTAAAAAGTGATTTGTGGAACTGTAAAAACGTGAAGAACTCTGAGAACTTTGGCTGGAGTTCTGTTTCTAGATAGCCACTCCCCCACTGAAGACTGTTGAGGAAGAATTGTTGAATAGTCGAGAGGAAACCGTTGTGATGGTGCCTGCAGAAGCTTTGTCACAGGAGAGAAGGGAATTTATAGAAAGTGAACTAGGAAGAAGGTAGAGCTTCAGGTTTGAGGATTCTCCTAAGAGTTAAAATGGTAAAAGTTGATATAGTTAATAAACCAGCAAATGCTCATCGGttccttttttcatttacagATTTGCCATGTGTACTGAGCTCCAAACACCTCGCAGTGTTTGACCCTCAAAAGCTGATGTTTGATGATGAACGTGAGGGCTACCGCTGGTCCCTGTATGATGAAGAGGACAGAAAGCACCTTTTGGAATTCACAGATCAATTCAAACCTTTTCAGGATATTGTTAATCTAGTCTCTGATGATGCTGGTGCTTGGGAGAAAGTCATTAACGAGTGCTATTTTAAAGGAACACTCTTTCGGTTTCCTCTACGTCATGAGGCGTCAGAGATTTCTGGTAATTTATACGACTCCAGGAAGGCCACCCAACTTTTTGACAGTTTCATTCCAGATGCAGACATTAGCGTTCTGTTTCTGAGATCAGTCTCATCCATTTCTTTGTTGCATATTGATTCAAATGGCAGTGTCACCATTAGGATGAATGTTTCTGCGTCATCTCCATCCAGCCCTCTCCAGGAAAGTGAGGATTTGAGAAGAAACTGTGTGCAAGGCAAGACTAGCTTTAAGACAGTGTCCTGCAGTTCACCGTGTCAGGAGAAAACAGCCCGCAAGTGGCTCGTGACAGCCTGTCGTTTAACGGAAGGACGTGTACCTGAGATTGACACACTTGCTAGCAAACTGAGCTTTTACCCTCAGGTTGACGTAGCATTTCAGTGCGATGAAGACAGAGCATGTGGTGGTGGAAGACTGAGCTGCTTTCTGCCCCTTCCGAACAATGAAACCAACAGGACAGGACTCCCCGTTCATATTAACGCATGCTTTGGCCTTACAGACAACCGGAGGTACATCAAGTGGCAGGAAGACGATCAGAAGAATGACGAATCGGCCGAGTGGAATGAGCTCCTAATGAAGGAGGTTCTTCCTCATGTATATCTCAAGATAATCCAAGATGGTATCCAACTATCCAAAAAGTCAGTTTTCCCTGTAAGCGCTGTGTACGATCTTTGGCCTAATCTGAGAGACACGGAACACAGGCCACGCTGGCATGAAGTTGCAGTAGACCTTTTTCAACGATTATTCCAAAATCAAGAAATCTTTTCTCTGGctaaaaatgagacaaaatggGTGGCTGCGTCAGATGCTGTTTTCCCAACTAATCATACCGACACTAATATTATGTCTGCAGTTGTCCAGTTATTGACTGAGGAAGGAGAAAACCTTGTTATTGCTCCTGAACATGTTCTGCTCAGTATAAACGAAACCTTCCCAAACCCTGACAGTCTGGAATGGGTGAAGCCAAGTTTTGTTAGATCTGTGCTCCACAGAAGTGAGATTGAATCAATCGGTAAGGACGTGAAACTGTCCATCTTGGAGTATGTGCTCAGTGATGGGAGGTATGAGGAACTATATGGTCTACAGCTTCTGCCACTTAGTGACGGACGTTTCAGGTCCTTTACAAACCAGGAGGAGGACACTGCTTTGATTGACAATGAGAAGTTTTCACGGTAAGCTCTGTTGCATGATTCTTGTTTATTGTATCTTCATGTGTTATGTACTGTTAATGTAACACGTATACTCTTCGTTCTCTAGAGTGTTGCTGCCTTTTTGCAAAGACAGATTTTTGCCTGATGGTCTGAACACCAACACAGTCCATCATCTGAGATGCATGGCTATGACAAGTATGAAATtatcaagattttttttgtattaatgtatAAAATGGTGCATGGGGATCCTGGTCATTTCACAAAATCTCGTTTTAATTGGATGGAATGCAAATTCAGTATCTCCTACCAACAAACTGCGTTGGAGACATCATTCTAATAGTAGTGTTAACTTATGACTATAACTTCTGGAGTAGCATACTTACCGTAAACACTAACAAATTTCATATTACAACTAGACTAATGCAGAAATTATACAATttctgtagcttttttttttgtatcttatACTGTACAagactttattttttacaattaaatgACAGCCTTAAGCAATAACAAATACTATTTCAGGATATGCAAAAATGCAAATAGAAGTATAATGACCATTATATATCTGCTCTGCTTAATTCTAGATTCAAAACGGTATCaactgattaatttggatgccaACAACGTTGTTGCATTTGCCAAGAAACACTTACCCAAAGACTGGAAAGAGACAAAAGGTCATGTGAAGTGGAATTCTGTTAAAGATGATCATCCACCAAAGACATGGCTGAAAGAATTCTGGAAGTTTCTGAACACTCACTGGACAGAGCTAAGGGATTTTACTGGCATGCCTTTAATACCGCTGGAACCACTTCAACAAGCAAACAGTACTGTAACGTTAGCAAGACTGGAGGAGAAATCCACTTTGATTTTCCAGAGCAGCAGAGAGTCCACCTTGTCAGATCAAATTCAAAAAGTGGTTAAGGCAATCGGAGGTACTGTCATTAAGAAAGATGAGTGTCTGAGGCATCACGACATTGAAAGTTATGTCCTAACGCCGTCCCCAAGGAACGTCTTGCAAATTCTTTTAAATGTGGGTAGAGACGAGGCCATCGGTGGCATTGCCTCTGCTTCAGTTCATGAAAAGGAAGAGTTTAAAACCTATATCTCTTCTTTGGATTGTCTCTCTGTTGTAGAGAGAGATTTGCTGTCAGATCTGCCCATTTTCAGATTGATGTC from Ictalurus furcatus strain D&B chromosome 6, Billie_1.0, whole genome shotgun sequence includes:
- the si:dkeyp-118h9.7 gene encoding sacsin isoform X2, which produces MTLPPTNKKSKKNAFGATAPPFIDYLKEILRRYPDGGQILKELIQNADDAGASKTVFIHDERTYGTDSVWSPALGKYQGPALYAFNDANFTEEDWEGIQRAGRSIKHDDPTKVGRFGIGFNSVYHVTDLPCVLSSKHLAVFDPQKLMFDDEREGYRWSLYDEEDRKHLLEFTDQFKPFQDIVNLVSDDAGAWEKVINECYFKGTLFRFPLRHEASEISGNLYDSRKATQLFDSFIPDADISVLFLRSVSSISLLHIDSNGSVTIRMNVSASSPSSPLQESEDLRRNCVQGKTSFKTVSCSSPCQEKTARKWLVTACRLTEGRVPEIDTLASKLSFYPQVDVAFQCDEDRACGGGRLSCFLPLPNNETNRTGLPVHINACFGLTDNRRYIKWQEDDQKNDESAEWNELLMKEVLPHVYLKIIQDGIQLSKKSVFPVSAVYDLWPNLRDTEHRPRWHEVAVDLFQRLFQNQEIFSLAKNETKWVAASDAVFPTNHTDTNIMSAVVQLLTEEGENLVIAPEHVLLSINETFPNPDSLEWVKPSFVRSVLHRSEIESIGKDVKLSILEYVLSDGRYEELYGLQLLPLSDGRFRSFTNQEEDTALIDNEKFSRVLLPFCKDRFLPDGLNTNTVHHLRCMAMTNLDQDASCDVVTTHIQPIPCSVHVHEYS